A single region of the Vulgatibacter sp. genome encodes:
- a CDS encoding HAD family hydrolase has translation MLRAVLFDLDDTLLPEAEAIRAALAATCGPAEERLEVPPGTLAEALEAVASARYRVLDRSGFDSRFGVTWEECLWGRFGPASQKQLPGLPALAETLRHLVWTDALAALGRRSPLAPLELDARYAAERRVRLRPFPDAEGLLASLRDRALALACVTNGAAEVQREKLVASGLGAFFDEVLISGEEGIGKPDPAILRRACDRLGVEPHEAIYVGNSRLRDVAAARAAGMRSVLVERFEPAEPAAAPAPDRVIYEVHGLLGLVDGWRWGRAFRVIAPSRTPVAVDEPACEEGRCLTRVGPEADELRPAVRGRTGVEAIEAALRNLRARSGADVWRYELGEPVDWDALLR, from the coding sequence ATGCTCCGGGCCGTTCTCTTCGACCTCGACGACACCCTGCTTCCAGAGGCCGAAGCGATTCGAGCCGCCCTCGCCGCCACCTGCGGACCTGCCGAGGAGCGCCTCGAGGTTCCCCCGGGAACGCTCGCCGAGGCCCTCGAAGCGGTCGCCAGTGCGCGCTACCGGGTCCTCGACCGATCCGGCTTCGACTCCCGCTTCGGGGTGACCTGGGAAGAGTGCCTCTGGGGCCGATTCGGCCCCGCCTCGCAGAAGCAACTCCCCGGCCTGCCCGCCCTCGCCGAGACCCTCCGCCACCTGGTCTGGACCGATGCGCTGGCCGCCCTGGGGCGGCGCTCGCCCCTCGCGCCCCTGGAACTCGACGCGCGGTATGCCGCCGAGCGCCGGGTGCGGCTGCGGCCCTTCCCGGACGCAGAAGGCCTTCTGGCCTCCCTGCGGGACCGCGCCCTCGCCCTGGCCTGCGTCACCAACGGCGCCGCCGAGGTCCAGCGCGAGAAGCTGGTGGCCAGCGGTCTCGGCGCCTTCTTCGACGAGGTGCTCATCTCCGGCGAGGAGGGGATCGGCAAGCCGGACCCCGCCATCCTCCGCAGGGCCTGCGACCGCCTCGGCGTCGAGCCCCACGAGGCGATCTACGTCGGCAACTCCCGCCTGCGCGACGTGGCCGCTGCCCGGGCCGCCGGGATGCGCTCGGTCCTGGTGGAGCGCTTCGAGCCGGCGGAGCCGGCAGCCGCGCCGGCGCCCGATCGCGTGATCTACGAGGTTCACGGTCTCCTCGGCCTCGTCGACGGCTGGCGCTGGGGCAGGGCGTTCCGCGTCATCGCTCCGTCGCGAACGCCGGTGGCGGTGGACGAACCCGCCTGCGAGGAGGGCCGCTGCCTCACGCGCGTCGGCCCCGAGGCGGACGAGCTGCGGCCCGCCGTTCGGGGCCGCACCGGCGTGGAGGCGATCGAGGCCGCGCTGCGGAACCTGCGCGCCCGATCCGGCGCCGACGTGTGGCGCTACGAGCTCGGTGAGCCGGTCGACTGGGACGCCCTGTTGCGCTGA